In Burkholderia savannae, one genomic interval encodes:
- a CDS encoding DUF2957 domain-containing protein — translation MYWRKSLAAAVLAPVLTACGGGDDPPPAPVVRLCPKTIDYNTVFTGGSGSGELVRVQLDTTKMTFQITYLASPVPAATGTVQPTRDTPPNNVVTGTLTDETGLPTEKLNQCTFRLNNASLDPNRPARVFLGEGVLGGAIPGATIQFGGVIGVGQIPKTTFPYYPFISFSDQETDLSKIAGNYNQLGYHQVPSQNFAPAAVDAKVTINADGTYVETDNFGKKNGGQPLASSATVNQKLTLRADAPAFQSLNYQPQIAATLPSLDPTKAGKGILIVGKLRNQLVPIFIRTGAANADLTQGSPVADDESGISILSPQATIASGSQNGEYTGVDSVLDYRATALVGAQATLLDPFHASQVALTRSLDLDYTQAVPGVVTTVQTNAASGPPTGKFIFTGGVFGFLDMSDVNNPYFTVGAFVQ, via the coding sequence ATGTATTGGAGAAAATCGCTGGCCGCCGCCGTACTGGCTCCCGTCCTGACCGCCTGCGGCGGCGGGGACGATCCGCCGCCCGCGCCCGTCGTCCGTCTGTGCCCGAAGACGATCGATTACAACACCGTGTTCACGGGCGGCTCGGGTTCGGGCGAACTGGTCCGCGTGCAGCTCGACACGACGAAGATGACGTTTCAGATCACGTATCTGGCGTCGCCGGTGCCGGCGGCGACGGGCACCGTGCAGCCGACGCGCGATACGCCGCCGAACAACGTCGTGACGGGCACGCTGACGGACGAAACGGGGCTGCCGACCGAAAAGCTGAATCAGTGCACGTTCCGGCTGAACAACGCGAGCCTCGATCCGAACCGTCCGGCGCGGGTGTTTCTCGGCGAAGGCGTGCTGGGCGGCGCGATACCCGGCGCGACGATCCAGTTCGGCGGCGTGATCGGCGTCGGCCAGATTCCGAAGACGACGTTCCCTTACTACCCGTTCATCAGCTTCTCCGATCAGGAGACCGATCTTTCGAAGATCGCGGGCAACTACAACCAGCTCGGCTATCACCAGGTGCCGTCGCAAAACTTCGCGCCGGCGGCGGTCGACGCGAAGGTCACGATCAACGCGGACGGCACGTACGTCGAGACTGACAACTTCGGCAAGAAGAACGGCGGCCAGCCGCTCGCATCGAGCGCGACCGTCAATCAGAAACTGACGCTGCGCGCGGACGCGCCGGCGTTCCAGTCGCTCAACTATCAGCCGCAGATTGCGGCGACGCTGCCGTCGCTCGATCCGACGAAGGCGGGCAAGGGCATCCTGATCGTTGGCAAGCTGCGCAATCAGCTGGTGCCGATCTTCATCCGCACCGGCGCGGCGAATGCCGACCTGACGCAAGGCTCGCCCGTCGCGGACGACGAATCAGGGATCTCGATCCTCAGCCCGCAGGCGACGATCGCGTCGGGCTCGCAGAACGGCGAGTACACGGGGGTCGACAGCGTGCTCGACTACCGTGCGACGGCGCTCGTCGGCGCGCAGGCGACGCTGCTCGATCCGTTCCATGCGTCGCAGGTCGCGCTCACGCGCTCGCTCGATCTCGATTACACGCAGGCCGTGCCGGGCGTCGTCACGACGGTCCAGACGAATGCCGCGTCGGGGCCGCCTACCGGCAAGTTCATCTTCACGGGCGGCGTGTTCGGCTTTCTCGACATGAGCGACGTCAACAACCCGTATTTCACGGTGGGCGCGTTCGTGCAGTGA
- a CDS encoding OmpW/AlkL family protein gives MKKLIAACVVAGASTSAFAQGAGDLVATLGWLHVMPQDSTNGLTTNVVNSPINGPLRLPGSFTSPGTSLTVNNADTVGLTFTYFFTDHIAVTSVLGIPPEFALTGHGVIRPPGPSGSLGSVDLGNPANQPAVKNARQWSPTIILNYYFNSPTAKFRPFVGIGVAYSWFSNIELNGNFAKDINDNLGSVLAAGAGKPGPTSVEGKASSSFTPVYNLGASYAFAKNWALTATLSYMPLKTYSSLVIKAADGTTLATTRTRLKADPLITFVGISYKF, from the coding sequence ATGAAGAAGCTGATTGCCGCGTGCGTCGTTGCCGGTGCATCGACGAGCGCTTTCGCGCAGGGGGCGGGCGATTTGGTCGCGACGCTCGGCTGGCTGCACGTGATGCCGCAGGATTCGACCAACGGCCTCACCACCAACGTCGTCAATTCGCCGATCAACGGGCCGCTGCGGCTGCCGGGATCGTTCACGTCACCGGGCACGAGCCTCACGGTCAACAACGCGGACACGGTAGGCCTCACGTTCACGTACTTCTTCACCGACCATATCGCGGTGACGTCCGTGCTCGGGATTCCGCCGGAGTTCGCACTGACGGGGCATGGCGTCATCCGGCCGCCCGGTCCGTCCGGATCGCTCGGCAGCGTCGATCTCGGCAATCCGGCGAATCAGCCCGCCGTGAAAAATGCGCGGCAATGGAGCCCGACGATCATCTTGAACTACTACTTCAATTCGCCGACCGCGAAGTTCCGGCCGTTCGTCGGCATCGGCGTGGCGTACAGCTGGTTCTCGAACATCGAGCTCAACGGCAATTTCGCGAAGGACATCAACGACAACCTCGGCAGCGTGCTCGCGGCGGGCGCCGGCAAGCCGGGGCCGACGTCGGTCGAGGGGAAGGCTTCGTCGTCGTTCACGCCGGTCTACAACCTCGGCGCGAGCTATGCGTTCGCGAAGAACTGGGCGCTGACGGCGACGCTGTCGTACATGCCGCTCAAGACGTACTCGTCGCTCGTCATCAAGGCGGCCGACGGCACGACGCTCGCGACGACGCGCACGCGGCTGAAGGCCGATCCGCTCATCACGTTCGTCGGGATTTCCTACAAGTTCTGA
- the groES gene encoding co-chaperone GroES, which yields MNLRPLHDRVIVKRLDQETKTASGIVIPDAAAEKPDQGEVLAIGPGKRDDKGAPIALDVKVGDRVLFGKYAGQTVKVDGQELLVMREEDIMAVVNAQ from the coding sequence ATGAACCTTCGTCCGTTGCACGATCGCGTGATCGTCAAGCGCCTGGATCAGGAAACCAAGACCGCCTCGGGCATCGTCATTCCCGACGCAGCCGCTGAGAAGCCGGATCAGGGTGAAGTTCTGGCCATCGGCCCGGGCAAGCGCGATGACAAGGGCGCACCGATCGCTCTCGACGTAAAGGTCGGCGATCGTGTTCTGTTCGGCAAGTATGCTGGCCAAACCGTCAAGGTCGACGGCCAGGAACTGCTGGTGATGCGCGAAGAAGACATCATGGCCGTGGTCAACGCTCAGTAA